The following are encoded in a window of Sulfitobacter sp. S190 genomic DNA:
- a CDS encoding ABC transporter permease has protein sequence MNWTAVKSIYVFEMARFFRTIAQSFISPVLSTSLYFVVFGAAIGSRIDEVEGVSYGAFIVPGLIMLSVITQAISNASFGIYFPKFIGTIFELLSAPVNFLEIVMGYVGAAATKALFIGVIILATAFLFVDITIAHPVAMVCFLVLTCISFSLMGFIIGIWAGNFEQLQLVPLLIVTPLVFLGGSFYSISMLPPVWQVISHFNPVVYLISGFRWSFFGTADVHIGLSLLAIAAFTSLCLGVIWWIFKTGWRIRQ, from the coding sequence ATGAACTGGACCGCCGTAAAATCGATATACGTCTTTGAAATGGCACGTTTCTTTCGCACGATTGCGCAAAGCTTCATTTCGCCGGTTCTGTCCACGTCACTTTATTTTGTCGTCTTCGGCGCGGCAATCGGCAGCCGTATCGACGAGGTCGAGGGAGTGAGCTACGGCGCATTCATCGTGCCGGGCCTCATCATGCTGAGCGTCATCACCCAAGCAATTTCGAACGCAAGTTTCGGGATATATTTCCCTAAATTCATCGGCACAATTTTCGAGCTCCTCTCCGCGCCGGTCAATTTCCTTGAAATCGTTATGGGCTACGTCGGGGCGGCTGCGACCAAGGCCTTATTCATCGGTGTCATCATCCTTGCGACCGCATTTTTATTCGTGGACATCACCATTGCCCATCCGGTCGCAATGGTCTGTTTTCTGGTCCTGACCTGCATCAGCTTTTCCCTCATGGGGTTCATCATCGGCATCTGGGCCGGCAATTTCGAGCAGCTTCAACTGGTGCCCTTGCTGATCGTCACGCCGTTGGTTTTTCTGGGCGGGTCGTTCTACTCGATCTCGATGCTGCCACCGGTGTGGCAAGTGATCTCGCATTTTAATCCGGTCGTGTACCTGATTTCCGGTTTCCGCTGGTCGTTTTTCGGCACCGCTGACGTGCATATCGGTCTGAGCCTTCTGGCGATTGCGGCGTTTACGTCGCTGTGCCTTGGTGTCATCTGGTGGATATTCAAGACGGGCTGGCGCATCCGCCAGTAA
- a CDS encoding S49 family peptidase, with protein MKQWLPFTKKEPTVAVIRLSGMIASTARGGLNDATMGPVIEKAFRKGKPVAVALEVNSPGGSPVQSSLIGARIRRLSEEKDIPVIAFVEDVAASGGYWLAAAADEIYADPSSVVGSIGVISAGFGLHELLQRNGVERRVYTAGNSKSMLDPFKPEKEEDVERLKELLEDIHVNFKDHVSSRREGKLAQDRDLFTGEIWLARKAIEVGLIDAIGHLKPVLQERFGEKVQLRRYGAKKGLLNRFGAQLVTDAATGIEERAQFARFGL; from the coding sequence ATGAAACAATGGCTTCCCTTCACCAAAAAAGAACCCACCGTCGCCGTCATCAGATTGTCGGGCATGATCGCGAGCACCGCACGCGGTGGACTGAACGATGCCACAATGGGACCGGTCATCGAAAAGGCCTTTCGCAAGGGCAAACCGGTCGCAGTAGCGCTTGAGGTGAATTCGCCGGGCGGCAGTCCGGTGCAATCGTCCCTGATCGGCGCACGTATCCGGCGCCTGTCGGAAGAAAAGGACATTCCCGTCATCGCATTTGTCGAGGATGTCGCCGCGTCCGGAGGCTACTGGCTGGCGGCGGCTGCGGACGAAATCTATGCTGATCCCTCGTCTGTCGTCGGATCGATCGGGGTCATTTCGGCGGGCTTTGGGCTGCACGAGCTGCTGCAGCGCAACGGCGTGGAGCGGCGGGTTTATACCGCCGGCAATTCGAAATCCATGCTCGACCCGTTCAAGCCGGAAAAGGAAGAAGACGTCGAGCGGCTCAAAGAGCTCTTGGAAGATATCCACGTCAACTTCAAAGACCATGTAAGCAGCCGTCGTGAAGGAAAGCTCGCGCAAGACCGCGATCTGTTCACCGGTGAAATATGGCTTGCCCGCAAGGCGATAGAAGTGGGTCTGATTGATGCAATCGGCCACCTCAAACCTGTTTTGCAAGAACGGTTCGGCGAGAAGGTCCAGTTGCGCCGCTATGGCGCAAAGAAGGGATTGTTGAACAGGTTCGGGGCGCAACTGGTGACAGACGCCGCTACCGGCATCGAGGAGCGCGCGCAATTCGCGCGGTTCGGTCTTTAG
- a CDS encoding calcium/sodium antiporter, whose product MPWLLSGLGLIILLLAGDALVKGAVNLSLRVGVPALIVSLTVVAFGTSAPELLIAIKAVLDDVPGIAVGNVVGSNTANVLLVLGIPALLATMHTSECNTRKSYNHMLAASALFILLAFRGVFDWIAGVILLAALAAMLFDAARQAQSHRKNDQGCAADEEDVEGLDPNLPGWRIAVYLVLGLVGLPLGASLLVDNATIIAKAYGVSDTVIGLTLVAIGTSLPELATTVMAALRRQADVALGNVIGSNMFNLLGIIGVASLVSPIAVAQEFLDFDLWVMLGASLLLIPFVYMRKNITRLWGVILSALYAGYLIIVLVG is encoded by the coding sequence ATGCCATGGCTGCTGTCGGGCTTGGGCCTGATTATCCTGCTGCTTGCGGGTGACGCGCTGGTCAAAGGGGCGGTGAACCTGTCCTTGCGCGTCGGGGTGCCTGCCCTGATTGTCAGTTTGACTGTGGTTGCTTTCGGAACGTCGGCACCTGAACTCCTCATCGCGATCAAGGCCGTGCTCGATGATGTGCCGGGCATCGCGGTGGGCAATGTTGTGGGGTCCAATACAGCGAATGTGTTGCTGGTTCTGGGTATTCCGGCGCTGCTGGCGACCATGCATACATCCGAATGCAATACCCGCAAATCCTACAATCACATGCTTGCCGCGTCGGCGTTGTTCATCCTTCTCGCCTTCCGGGGCGTGTTTGACTGGATCGCCGGGGTCATCCTGCTGGCGGCGCTGGCCGCAATGTTGTTTGACGCCGCTCGTCAAGCGCAGTCGCATAGGAAAAACGATCAGGGCTGCGCCGCGGATGAAGAAGATGTCGAAGGGCTTGATCCCAATCTGCCCGGTTGGCGGATCGCCGTCTATCTGGTGCTGGGCCTTGTCGGGTTGCCGCTCGGTGCGTCCTTGCTCGTGGACAACGCGACCATCATCGCCAAGGCGTACGGGGTCAGCGATACGGTTATCGGCCTGACGCTGGTGGCGATCGGGACGTCACTGCCCGAACTGGCAACCACCGTCATGGCGGCATTGCGGCGTCAGGCGGATGTGGCACTGGGCAACGTCATCGGGTCGAACATGTTCAACCTTCTGGGCATCATCGGGGTTGCCAGTCTCGTCAGCCCGATTGCGGTCGCTCAGGAATTCCTCGATTTTGACTTGTGGGTCATGCTTGGTGCGTCCTTGTTGCTGATCCCGTTCGTCTACATGCGCAAAAATATCACCCGCCTCTGGGGTGTCATCCTGAGTGCCCTATATGCAGGGTATCTGATTATCGTACTGGTTGGCTAA
- a CDS encoding SDR family oxidoreductase, with translation MKNALVTGAGKRLGAAMALYLGQRGYNVAVHYASSSDGAEEVASQVREAGQSAVTLQADLLDDDATTGLLPKAAEALGGPITCLVNNASIFEYDTIDSATQESWDRHIGSNLRAPFLLTQQMAKQELAPLQDGNGEPVAAGLIVNMLDQRVRKLTPEFMTYTIAKMGLWALTQTSAQALAQFIRVNAIGPGPTLQGGRQSSAHFEKQRASTILGRGANPSDITAALGYFVDAPAVTGQLLCIDGGQHLAWQTPDVIGVE, from the coding sequence ATGAAGAATGCATTGGTTACGGGCGCGGGCAAACGGCTCGGCGCGGCGATGGCGCTGTATCTGGGGCAGCGGGGCTACAACGTGGCAGTGCATTACGCCAGTTCTAGCGATGGCGCGGAGGAAGTGGCAAGCCAGGTGCGCGAGGCCGGACAGAGTGCTGTCACCTTACAGGCTGACCTGCTGGACGATGATGCCACTACCGGCCTGTTGCCAAAGGCCGCAGAAGCTCTGGGCGGGCCCATCACCTGTCTGGTCAATAACGCATCGATCTTTGAATACGACACAATCGACAGCGCAACGCAGGAGAGTTGGGATCGACACATCGGGTCCAATTTGCGCGCGCCCTTTCTTTTGACGCAACAGATGGCAAAACAGGAGCTCGCACCCCTGCAAGACGGGAACGGCGAACCCGTTGCCGCGGGGCTTATCGTCAACATGCTGGACCAGCGCGTGCGCAAACTGACGCCGGAATTCATGACCTATACGATCGCGAAAATGGGTTTGTGGGCCTTAACTCAGACGAGTGCGCAGGCGCTCGCTCAATTTATACGGGTAAATGCCATTGGTCCGGGCCCTACGTTGCAGGGCGGGCGCCAGTCTAGCGCCCATTTTGAGAAGCAGCGGGCAAGTACAATTCTGGGCCGGGGGGCCAATCCTTCGGACATTACTGCGGCACTGGGATATTTCGTTGATGCACCCGCAGTCACAGGCCAATTGCTGTGTATCGACGGGGGTCAGCATCTCGCATGGCAGACGCCGGACGTGATCGGTGTCGAATGA
- the uvrC gene encoding excinuclease ABC subunit UvrC: MSNAEQKIETGHRVIQGYLKTLDTSPGVYRMLDSESRVLYVGKARNLKARVSNYARPSGHSARIARMINNTASMMFLTTRTETEALLLEQNLIKQLKPKFNVLLRDDKSFPNILVTAEHEFPQIKKHRGAKKEKGSYYGPFASAGAVNRTLNQLQRVFLLRDCSKAQFDSRTRPCLQYQIKRCSAPCVGKISAADYAQTVRDAQKFLSGKTTDIQGRLAKDMAQASEDMEFERAAALRDRIKALTQVQTAQGINPKTVTEADIIALHMQDGQACVQVFFIRSGQNWGNHDYYPRVGDDVDAAEVLEAFVGQFYDTREPPRQLLLSNALENMDLMADALSGKIDRKVELLVPQRGEKAELIDSALRNARESLARKMAESATQAKLLRGLVEAFDLPKLPDRIEVYDNSHIQGSFAVGAMVVAGPEGMMKNQYRKFNIRGDDLTPGDDFGMMKEVLTRRFKRLIKEDPDRTGGMWPDLLLIDGGAGQVSAVRQIMQEYGVEDIPMVGVAKGLDRDAGKEEFHRTGKAVKALRHNDPVLYFIQRMRDEAHRFAIGTHRAKRAKAVGATPLDDVPGVGAARKRALLAHFGSAKAVGRANLSDLKAVDGVSDALAETIYAYFHERG, encoded by the coding sequence ATGAGCAATGCAGAGCAAAAAATCGAAACGGGTCATAGGGTTATTCAGGGATACCTGAAGACGCTGGACACGTCCCCGGGGGTTTACCGGATGCTCGATAGCGAGAGCCGCGTGCTTTATGTGGGCAAGGCGCGCAACCTAAAGGCGAGAGTCAGCAACTATGCACGCCCCAGTGGGCACTCTGCCCGTATTGCGCGCATGATCAACAACACCGCTTCGATGATGTTTCTGACGACACGGACCGAAACAGAGGCGCTCTTGCTTGAGCAAAATCTGATTAAACAGCTCAAGCCGAAGTTCAACGTGCTGCTGCGCGATGACAAGAGCTTTCCCAATATTCTGGTGACCGCCGAGCACGAGTTCCCGCAGATCAAAAAGCATCGGGGCGCGAAGAAGGAAAAGGGCAGCTACTACGGCCCCTTTGCCAGCGCCGGGGCGGTGAACCGCACCCTCAACCAGTTGCAGCGAGTGTTCTTGCTGCGGGACTGTTCCAAAGCGCAATTCGACAGCCGCACGCGCCCGTGCCTTCAGTACCAGATCAAGCGGTGCTCGGCCCCCTGTGTCGGTAAGATCAGCGCGGCCGACTACGCCCAGACCGTGCGCGATGCGCAGAAGTTTCTATCGGGGAAAACGACCGACATTCAGGGACGGCTGGCCAAGGACATGGCGCAGGCCTCCGAAGATATGGAATTCGAACGTGCCGCCGCTCTTCGGGATCGGATCAAGGCGCTGACTCAGGTTCAGACGGCGCAGGGCATCAACCCCAAGACGGTCACTGAGGCCGATATCATCGCGCTGCATATGCAGGACGGGCAGGCCTGTGTGCAGGTGTTCTTCATCCGCTCCGGTCAGAACTGGGGCAACCACGATTATTATCCGCGCGTCGGGGACGACGTGGATGCAGCCGAAGTGTTGGAGGCCTTTGTCGGGCAATTCTACGATACCCGCGAACCGCCCCGCCAGTTGCTGCTGAGTAACGCATTGGAAAACATGGATCTGATGGCCGACGCTTTGTCCGGCAAGATTGACCGCAAGGTCGAACTGCTTGTTCCGCAAAGGGGAGAAAAGGCCGAACTGATCGACAGCGCATTGCGAAATGCGCGAGAAAGTCTCGCCCGGAAAATGGCAGAGAGCGCGACGCAGGCCAAACTGCTGCGCGGCTTGGTCGAGGCATTCGATCTGCCCAAGCTACCTGACCGGATCGAGGTCTACGACAACTCCCATATTCAGGGCAGTTTTGCCGTTGGCGCGATGGTTGTCGCCGGACCCGAAGGCATGATGAAAAACCAGTATCGCAAATTCAACATTCGCGGCGATGACCTGACCCCCGGCGACGATTTCGGCATGATGAAAGAAGTGCTGACGCGCCGCTTCAAACGGCTGATCAAGGAGGACCCCGACAGGACCGGTGGCATGTGGCCCGATTTGCTTTTGATCGATGGTGGCGCAGGGCAGGTCAGCGCGGTGCGTCAGATCATGCAGGAATATGGCGTAGAGGATATACCGATGGTCGGTGTGGCCAAGGGTCTGGACCGTGACGCGGGTAAAGAGGAGTTCCACCGGACGGGCAAGGCGGTTAAGGCCTTGCGGCACAATGATCCCGTCCTGTACTTCATCCAGCGCATGCGGGACGAGGCCCACCGTTTCGCCATCGGGACGCACCGCGCAAAGCGCGCCAAGGCGGTGGGTGCCACGCCGTTGGACGATGTGCCGGGCGTGGGTGCCGCGCGCAAAAGGGCCTTATTGGCGCATTTCGGGTCTGCCAAGGCGGTGGGGCGCGCAAACCTGTCTGATCTCAAGGCTGTGGATGGTGTGTCCGATGCGCTCGCCGAAACGATCTATGCCTATTTCCATGAGCGGGGCTAG
- the pgsA gene encoding CDP-diacylglycerol--glycerol-3-phosphate 3-phosphatidyltransferase: MKWNIPNILTVLRLLAAPAVAVMFLYFTRPYADWFALLLFVSAAVTDWFDGYLARAWKQETKIGTMLDPIADKAMVVIALMVIIGFSSWSPWLVLPATVILFREVFVSGLREYLGDTAGTLKVTKLAKWKTTFQMTAIAVLFAQGVFEHYLGMSVFGMDNAMVQAILNGEEEDVLGLGWKLFGMEWTGRAGLWLLWIAAALTAITGWDYFRKSVPYLKETS; the protein is encoded by the coding sequence ATGAAGTGGAATATTCCCAACATTCTAACAGTGTTGCGTTTGCTGGCGGCGCCGGCCGTGGCAGTGATGTTCTTGTATTTCACGCGGCCCTATGCGGATTGGTTTGCGCTGCTGCTCTTTGTCAGCGCGGCGGTCACGGACTGGTTCGATGGTTATCTTGCCCGCGCGTGGAAGCAGGAAACTAAAATCGGCACCATGCTCGACCCCATCGCGGACAAGGCGATGGTCGTGATCGCGCTGATGGTGATTATCGGGTTTTCCAGCTGGTCTCCGTGGCTGGTGCTGCCCGCGACCGTCATTCTGTTTCGCGAAGTTTTTGTGTCCGGGCTGCGCGAATATCTGGGTGACACGGCGGGGACGCTGAAGGTCACGAAACTCGCAAAATGGAAGACGACCTTCCAGATGACCGCCATCGCGGTCCTGTTCGCCCAAGGCGTGTTTGAACATTATCTCGGGATGAGCGTCTTTGGCATGGACAACGCGATGGTCCAAGCCATCCTGAATGGCGAGGAAGAAGACGTGCTCGGTCTTGGCTGGAAGCTGTTCGGCATGGAATGGACCGGTCGGGCAGGGCTCTGGCTGCTGTGGATCGCCGCGGCTTTGACGGCGATCACGGGGTGGGACTATTTCCGCAAATCCGTTCCTTATCTCAAGGAGACATCGTAA
- the moaD gene encoding molybdopterin converting factor subunit 1: MDVLYFAWVRERIGLPRERVESEATTVRDLVTELSAREERYAAAFSDISALRVALDQELSDFDAPLDGVREVAFFPPMTGG; encoded by the coding sequence ATGGACGTGCTCTATTTTGCGTGGGTGCGCGAACGCATCGGACTGCCGCGCGAACGCGTAGAAAGCGAGGCCACCACCGTGCGCGACCTCGTCACTGAGCTTTCGGCGCGCGAAGAACGCTATGCTGCTGCTTTCAGTGACATATCGGCCTTGCGGGTTGCGCTTGATCAGGAACTGTCGGATTTCGATGCGCCGCTGGATGGTGTTCGGGAGGTTGCGTTTTTCCCCCCCATGACGGGCGGCTGA
- a CDS encoding molybdenum cofactor biosynthesis protein MoaE: MQVRVQEEPFDLGKLSTEFAQGHSDMGAIVTFTGIVRDLPDDPMEAMEIEHYPGMTQKALEKIAGDAQDRFALGDVLVIHRYGRLVPGEMIMMVATAARHRSDAFAGAEFLMDYLKSRAPFWKREITAKSADWVAARDEDEDALSRW; encoded by the coding sequence ATGCAGGTTCGTGTGCAGGAAGAGCCGTTCGATCTTGGCAAGCTGTCAACAGAATTTGCACAGGGCCACAGCGATATGGGGGCCATTGTCACCTTTACCGGTATCGTACGGGATTTGCCCGACGATCCGATGGAGGCGATGGAGATCGAGCATTACCCCGGTATGACGCAAAAGGCGCTGGAAAAGATCGCGGGCGACGCGCAGGACCGGTTTGCCCTGGGCGATGTGTTGGTGATCCACAGGTACGGCCGTCTGGTCCCGGGTGAGATGATCATGATGGTTGCCACGGCCGCCCGTCACCGCAGCGACGCATTTGCGGGGGCCGAATTCCTGATGGACTACCTCAAATCGCGGGCACCGTTCTGGAAACGCGAAATCACCGCCAAGAGCGCAGACTGGGTCGCGGCCCGCGACGAGGACGAGGACGCATTGTCGCGTTGGTAG
- a CDS encoding universal stress protein has translation MIDTIVVGFDGSEPSERALALGCEIARKFGAKLMISHTPREETITFAAEAISGFYVGTTVVQKDVLMKAAQAVGAKASAIAAKHGVTDPEVHIGHGDPAHDVLERARLDDADLIVTGRRGLGDFRGLMLGSVSHLISRDASCPCLTVP, from the coding sequence ATGATCGATACGATAGTTGTTGGGTTTGATGGGTCCGAGCCGTCCGAAAGGGCACTTGCACTGGGCTGCGAAATCGCGCGTAAATTTGGCGCCAAGTTGATGATCAGCCACACCCCCCGCGAAGAAACGATCACATTCGCGGCCGAAGCGATCTCGGGCTTCTACGTCGGGACGACAGTGGTCCAGAAAGATGTGCTGATGAAAGCGGCGCAGGCGGTTGGCGCAAAAGCATCGGCCATCGCCGCCAAGCACGGCGTCACCGATCCGGAAGTCCATATCGGTCATGGAGACCCTGCGCATGACGTGCTCGAACGCGCCCGTCTGGACGACGCCGATCTTATCGTTACTGGCCGTCGGGGGCTGGGTGATTTTCGGGGGTTGATGCTGGGAAGTGTGTCTCACCTCATCAGCCGCGATGCGTCCTGCCCGTGCCTTACCGTGCCGTAA